One genomic window of Channa argus isolate prfri chromosome 5, Channa argus male v1.0, whole genome shotgun sequence includes the following:
- the LOC137127392 gene encoding retinoic acid receptor gamma-A-like isoform X2: MFDCMEALGLAPRPLFDVSSQGSCMLGKATPYFSGLDPFAWAGTTSIQSVETQSTSSEEMVPSSPSPPPPPRVYKPCFVCQDKSSGYHYGVSSCEGCKGFFRRSIQKNMVYTCHRDKNCQINKVTRNRCQYCRLQKCFEVGMSKEAVRNDRNKKKKDLKEEVVLPENYELSGELEELVNKVSKAHQETFPSLCQLGKYTTNSSADHRVQLDLGLWDKFSELSTKCIIKIVEFAKRLPGFTSLTIADQITLLKSACLDILMLRICTRYTPEQDTMTFSDGLTLNRTQMHNAGFGPLTDLVFAFAGQLLPLEMDDTETGLLSAICLICGDRMDLEEPEKVDKLQEPLLEALKIYTRRRRPNKPHMFPRMLMKVTDLRGISTKGAERAITLKTEIPGPMPPLIREMLENPEAFEDSSDSGDSATAAPAAPAAPTAPPAIQAIKQEEKATYESAVEEEEEEEEGDYWDEEKERGTDSDGELWGDVAAAVQKNGVTGKTQ, from the exons CGGTGGAGACCCAAAGCACCAGTTCAGAGGAGATGGTGCCCagctctccttctcctccaccccCTCCACGGGTCTACAAGCCATGCTTTGTGTGCCAAGACAAATCATCTGGTTATCACTATGGAGTGAGCTCCTGTGAGGGCTGCAAG GGTTTCTTCCGGCGCAGTATCCAGAAAAACATGGTGTATACCTGCCACCGAGACAAGAACTGTCAGATCAACAAAGTGACCCGTAACCGCTGCCAGTATTGTCGGCTACAGAAGTGCTTTGAGGTTGGCATGTCTAAAGAAG CGGTACGTAATGACaggaataaaaagaagaaggatCTGAAGGAGGAAGTGGTGCTACCTGAGAACTATGAGCTGAGTGGAGAACTGGAAGAGCTGGTTAACAAAGTTAGCAAAGCTCACCAGGAGACTTTTCCCTCTCTGTGCCAACTAGGAAAATACACTACA aATTCAAGTGCAGACCACAGAGTACAGCTGGACTTGGGGCTGTGGGATAAGTTCAGTGAGCTCTCCACTAAGTGCATTATAAAGATTGTGGAGTTTGCCAAGCGGCTACCGGGCTTCACTTCGCTCACCATCGCTGACCAGATCACTCTCCTAAAATCTGCATGTCTGGATATCCTG ATGCTGAGAATATGCACACGTTATACCCCAGAACAGGACACAATGACCTTCTCAGATGGCCTGACTCTAAACAGGACTCAGATGCATAATGCTGGCTTTGGTCCACTCACAGACCTGGTGTTTGCTTTCGCTGGCCAGCTGCTGCCTTTAGAGATGGACGACACAGAGACAGGGCTCCTCAGTGCCATCTGTCTCATATGTGGAG acCGTATGGACCTGGAAGAGCCAGAGAAGGTTGACAAGCTGCAAGAGCCCCTGCTAGAGGCTCTAAAGATCTACACTCGCCGCAGACGGCCGAACAAGCCTCATATGTTTCCTCGCATGCTGATGAAAGTCACGGACCTCAGAGGAATCAGCACCAAAG GTGCCGAAAGAGCCATCACACTGAAGACAGAGATCCCAGGCCCCATGCCCCCATTGATCAGAGAGATGCTGGAGAACCCTGAAGCCTTTGAGGACAGCAGTGACTCAGGGGACAGTGCCACCGCTGCTCCCGCTGCTCCCGCTGCTCCCACTGCTCCCCCTGCTATTCAAGCCATCAAACAAGAGGAGAAAGCCACATATGAGTCGGCCgttgaggaagaagaggaggaggaagaaggcgACTACTgggatgaagagaaagagagagggacagacagCGATGGGGAGCTGTGGGGGGACGTGGCGGCAGCTGTGCAAAAGAATGGTGTGACTGGGAAAACGCAGTGA